The Planococcus donghaensis genome contains a region encoding:
- a CDS encoding dihydroorotase: MNLFIKNVNMLQNGELTPTNIRIKEGKIEEIGQELQVNNEPQIDGKGRMIAPGFVDVHVHLREPGGEQKETIESGTKSAAKGGYTTICAMPNTRPVPDTKENLQLVNGLIEKNALIRVLPYASITIREAGKERTNLQELKENGAFAFTDDGVGIQEAGMMYETMQDAAKIDMAVVAHCEDNSLIYDGVMHEGKRSKELGLKGIPAIAESVHIARDILLAEAAGAHYHVCHVSTKESVRVIRDAKRAGVRVTAEVTPHHLLLTEDDIPSDDANYKMNPPLRAKADWEALHEGLLDGTLDFIATDHAPHTEAEKTNGMNGSMFGIVGFETAFPLLYSKFVKTGTWSLQQLIDWLTIKPSQTFNMPYGTLEIGQTADLVMLDLEKQQPIQVEEFLSKGKNTPFGGWNCTGWPVMTIFGGEIVWQEETN; the protein is encoded by the coding sequence TTGAATTTATTCATTAAAAACGTAAACATGCTGCAAAATGGAGAACTAACACCTACCAATATTCGTATCAAAGAAGGCAAAATTGAAGAAATCGGTCAAGAGTTACAAGTAAACAATGAACCCCAAATTGACGGCAAAGGCCGGATGATTGCACCAGGATTTGTTGATGTCCATGTTCATTTGCGTGAACCAGGCGGAGAACAGAAAGAAACGATCGAAAGCGGGACAAAGTCTGCAGCAAAAGGCGGCTACACCACAATATGTGCAATGCCAAATACACGCCCAGTACCTGATACGAAAGAAAATCTGCAGCTAGTTAACGGCTTGATCGAAAAAAATGCGCTTATCCGAGTTTTGCCGTATGCTTCCATCACCATAAGAGAAGCAGGAAAAGAACGCACAAATTTACAAGAACTAAAAGAAAATGGTGCTTTTGCTTTCACTGATGACGGGGTCGGCATTCAAGAAGCAGGCATGATGTACGAAACAATGCAAGACGCAGCGAAAATTGATATGGCAGTTGTGGCGCATTGTGAAGACAATAGCTTGATATATGACGGTGTCATGCACGAAGGCAAGCGGAGCAAAGAATTAGGGTTAAAAGGCATACCTGCAATTGCAGAATCGGTGCATATCGCACGCGACATTTTACTTGCTGAAGCAGCAGGCGCACATTACCATGTATGCCACGTCAGCACGAAAGAATCGGTTCGCGTCATTCGGGATGCAAAACGTGCAGGCGTTCGCGTAACAGCAGAAGTCACACCGCATCATTTGTTGTTAACAGAAGATGATATTCCATCAGACGATGCAAACTACAAAATGAACCCGCCGCTTCGTGCGAAAGCAGACTGGGAAGCGTTACACGAAGGGTTGCTAGATGGCACGCTAGACTTTATCGCAACAGACCATGCACCACATACTGAAGCTGAAAAAACAAATGGCATGAACGGCTCGATGTTCGGGATTGTCGGTTTTGAAACGGCGTTTCCACTGCTGTATAGCAAGTTTGTCAAAACCGGCACATGGTCGTTACAACAATTGATCGACTGGTTAACCATTAAACCTAGCCAAACCTTCAATATGCCATACGGTACATTGGAAATTGGGCAAACAGCAGATCTCGTAATGTTGGACCTTGAAAAACAACAGCCGATTCAAGTAGAAGAATTTTTATCCAAAGGAAAAAATACACCATTTGGTGGTTGGAATTGTACAGGGTGGCCAGTAATGACCATCTTTGGTGGTGAAATTGTATGGCAGGAGGAGACAAATTGA
- a CDS encoding aspartate carbamoyltransferase catalytic subunit, which yields MPNLLSMNNLENDTIMSLLERAGEFQRGERAPIDGTVVNLFFEPSTRTKMSFEMAEHHMGLAVLPFETAFSSILKGETLYDTVKTMEAIGVGAVIIRHEEEAYYQQLEGCNVAIINGGDGSGQHPTQSLLDLMTIYQEFGRIKGVHVTIVGDIAHSRVAKSNAAALKQLGAHVSFICPEEWSGDYESSEHLDDFIETTDVVMMLRVQHERHAVSALFSKENYHEQYGLTVEREKRMKDGAIIMHPAPINRGVEIADCLVECERSRIFKQMANGVFVRMAVLEYALKGRD from the coding sequence TTGCCAAACTTACTATCAATGAACAACTTAGAAAATGACACGATTATGAGTTTACTTGAGCGCGCTGGAGAATTTCAGCGAGGCGAAAGAGCGCCAATTGATGGCACAGTCGTCAACTTGTTTTTTGAACCAAGCACCAGAACGAAAATGAGTTTTGAAATGGCGGAGCATCATATGGGGCTCGCTGTCCTGCCATTCGAAACAGCCTTTTCTAGCATATTAAAAGGTGAAACGCTTTACGATACTGTTAAAACGATGGAAGCGATTGGGGTAGGAGCTGTCATTATCCGCCACGAAGAAGAAGCGTATTACCAACAACTAGAAGGTTGCAATGTGGCAATCATTAACGGTGGAGATGGCTCGGGACAGCATCCAACGCAATCTCTTTTAGACTTAATGACCATCTACCAAGAGTTCGGTCGAATCAAAGGCGTGCATGTCACCATCGTTGGAGATATCGCTCATAGCCGTGTGGCAAAATCAAATGCAGCAGCGCTTAAACAATTAGGAGCTCACGTAAGCTTTATTTGTCCAGAAGAATGGAGCGGTGACTATGAATCTTCAGAACACTTGGATGATTTTATTGAAACAACGGATGTGGTCATGATGCTCCGAGTACAACACGAACGCCATGCAGTATCAGCGCTTTTTTCAAAAGAAAACTATCATGAGCAATACGGATTGACTGTAGAGCGAGAAAAGCGAATGAAAGACGGTGCCATTATTATGCACCCAGCTCCAATCAACAGGGGGGTGGAAATAGCAGATTGTCTTGTAGAGTGTGAGCGGTCACGAATTTTTAAACAAATGGCAAACGGAGTTTTCGTCCGGATGGCAGTACTTGAATACGCATTGAAAGGGAGAGATTGA
- a CDS encoding solute carrier family 23 protein has product MSEAILDVQDKPKAGQWISLSLQHMFAMFGATILVPQLVGLSPAIALLTSGIATIIFILITQFKVPAYLGSSFAFIVPITIATETGGIGSAMIGAMFVSLVYAIVALIIWKTGYHWLMKLLPPIVVGPVIIVIGLALSGTAVNMAMTIPAEGGSEYSLLHFSAAIVTLLTAIICNIYFKNIISLMPILIGIIVGYGYSAAIGIIDFTAIGEASWFAVPEFLIPGVDYSFQVTPTLLFVMVPIAIVTISEHIGHQLVLGKIVDRNYIKDPGLHRSILGDGLGTFISSLVGGPPKTTYGENIGVLAITKVFSVYVILGAAVFAITFSFFGKLMAVIETIPTAVLGGISILLFGIIASSGLRMLVDNNIDFGNNRNLVISSVILVIGIGGAKLEFSESFSIEGMALAAIVGVILNLVLPGMNKKELDDGTE; this is encoded by the coding sequence TTGAGTGAAGCAATTTTAGATGTACAAGATAAACCAAAAGCAGGACAATGGATCTCACTAAGTTTGCAACATATGTTCGCGATGTTTGGCGCAACGATATTAGTACCACAACTGGTTGGACTGAGCCCGGCCATCGCATTGTTAACAAGCGGAATCGCAACAATCATTTTTATCCTAATAACACAATTTAAAGTGCCAGCTTACTTAGGTTCATCATTCGCCTTTATCGTGCCAATCACGATTGCAACAGAAACAGGTGGAATTGGATCAGCTATGATCGGGGCCATGTTTGTATCCCTCGTTTACGCCATAGTCGCCTTGATTATTTGGAAAACCGGGTATCATTGGTTGATGAAACTACTCCCACCAATTGTAGTAGGACCGGTTATCATCGTTATTGGACTTGCTTTATCCGGCACTGCGGTAAATATGGCGATGACCATTCCAGCAGAAGGTGGTTCGGAATACAGTTTATTGCATTTCTCAGCTGCGATTGTCACATTGCTTACAGCAATCATTTGTAACATTTACTTTAAAAACATCATTTCATTAATGCCGATTTTGATCGGAATTATTGTAGGCTATGGCTACTCAGCAGCCATCGGAATTATCGATTTTACAGCAATTGGCGAAGCAAGCTGGTTCGCCGTTCCAGAATTCTTGATCCCTGGAGTGGATTATTCGTTCCAAGTAACGCCAACCTTGCTGTTTGTCATGGTACCAATTGCAATTGTCACTATTTCTGAACACATTGGACACCAGCTTGTATTAGGAAAAATTGTAGATAGAAATTACATAAAAGATCCTGGTTTGCACCGCTCGATTTTAGGAGATGGACTTGGAACTTTCATCTCCTCACTAGTCGGTGGTCCACCAAAAACGACTTATGGTGAAAATATCGGAGTGCTTGCCATAACAAAAGTGTTTTCTGTGTATGTCATTCTCGGTGCGGCAGTGTTCGCCATCACATTTTCTTTCTTTGGCAAATTGATGGCAGTTATTGAAACAATCCCCACGGCTGTTCTTGGCGGAATTTCCATCTTGCTGTTCGGAATCATTGCTTCATCAGGATTGCGGATGCTAGTAGACAACAACATCGATTTTGGTAACAACCGCAACTTAGTCATCTCATCAGTTATTTTAGTAATCGGGATTGGCGGAGCAAAGCTTGAATTTAGCGAGTCGTTCTCGATCGAAGGAATGGCACTAGCTGCGATTGTTGGCGTTATCTTGAACTTAGTGCTACCCGGAATGAACAAAAAAGAACTAGACGACGGAACTGAATAA
- the pyrR gene encoding bifunctional pyr operon transcriptional regulator/uracil phosphoribosyltransferase PyrR — MVEKADILDEQAISRAITRIAHEIIERNKGIDDCILVGIKTRGAFIAKRLAEKIEKIEGRPILKGELDITLYRDDLSVKTKNQEPLVQQVDIEHSILDKKVILVDDVLYTGRTVRAAMDAVMDLGRPAQIQLAVLIDRGHRELPIRADFVGKNIPTSSDERIIVKMVESDQVDRVAIHE; from the coding sequence ATGGTCGAAAAAGCAGACATTTTGGATGAACAAGCGATTAGCAGAGCAATCACACGGATTGCACACGAAATTATAGAGCGCAATAAAGGCATAGATGATTGCATACTAGTTGGCATTAAAACGCGTGGAGCTTTTATCGCCAAGCGTTTAGCAGAGAAAATAGAAAAAATCGAAGGGCGTCCCATTTTAAAAGGTGAGCTTGATATCACGCTCTACAGAGACGACTTGAGTGTTAAAACAAAAAATCAAGAACCGCTAGTTCAACAAGTCGATATTGAACACAGCATCCTTGATAAAAAAGTAATTCTTGTAGACGATGTGCTTTATACAGGAAGAACAGTTCGCGCAGCTATGGACGCAGTGATGGACCTTGGACGACCAGCACAAATTCAGCTAGCTGTATTAATTGATAGAGGTCATCGCGAATTGCCCATCCGAGCAGATTTTGTTGGGAAAAACATTCCGACTTCAAGTGACGAACGAATTATCGTCAAAATGGTTGAAAGCGATCAAGTTGATCGAGTCGCCATCCACGAATAG
- a CDS encoding RluA family pseudouridine synthase gives MEDLTIEITKEMAGERVDKAVSSIDGDWSRSQISNWVKEGAVKVNGETVKPNYKVRLQDIIIVTPPELEELDVVPEDLNLEIVYEDEDVLVVNKPKGMVVHPAPGHAKGTLVNGLMHHCTDLSGINGVVRPGIVHRIDKDTSGLLMVAKNDAAHASLVDQLVKKTVTRKYVALVHGHIPHDKGTIQAPIARDPKERQNMAIVDKGKHAVTHFRVLERFGNFTLVECRLETGRTHQIRVHMKYIGFPLVGDPKYGPKKTMDIGGQALHAEVIGFNHPRTNEYMEFSAEPPAEFAELLESLRDKD, from the coding sequence ATGGAAGATTTAACGATTGAAATCACAAAAGAAATGGCTGGCGAACGAGTAGATAAAGCTGTGTCATCAATAGATGGAGACTGGTCACGTTCACAGATCAGCAATTGGGTCAAAGAAGGCGCAGTAAAAGTTAACGGAGAAACTGTAAAGCCGAATTACAAAGTACGTTTGCAAGATATTATCATTGTCACGCCACCGGAGTTGGAAGAGTTAGATGTAGTTCCTGAAGATTTGAATTTGGAAATTGTTTATGAAGATGAAGATGTTTTAGTCGTAAACAAACCTAAAGGAATGGTCGTTCATCCAGCACCAGGTCATGCTAAAGGAACATTGGTAAATGGGTTAATGCATCATTGTACAGATCTTTCAGGGATCAATGGCGTTGTACGTCCAGGAATTGTTCACCGCATTGACAAAGATACTTCAGGCTTGTTAATGGTAGCGAAAAATGACGCTGCTCATGCATCACTTGTTGATCAATTGGTGAAAAAGACAGTTACACGTAAATATGTTGCTTTGGTTCATGGTCATATTCCTCATGATAAAGGAACTATCCAAGCACCAATTGCACGTGATCCGAAAGAACGTCAAAATATGGCGATTGTTGATAAAGGCAAGCATGCTGTGACACATTTCCGTGTTCTTGAACGTTTCGGTAATTTCACACTTGTTGAGTGCCGTTTAGAAACAGGAAGAACGCATCAAATCCGTGTCCACATGAAGTACATTGGTTTTCCACTTGTGGGCGATCCGAAATACGGACCGAAAAAAACAATGGACATCGGCGGTCAAGCCCTTCATGCTGAAGTCATTGGTTTTAATCACCCAAGAACGAACGAATACATGGAGTTTTCTGCAGAGCCACCAGCTGAATTTGCAGAACTTCTCGAATCTCTTCGCGATAAGGATTGA
- the lspA gene encoding signal peptidase II, whose product MFIYYGLALFIIALDQWTKWLVLKNMELGERISVIDPYLGWLSHRNRGAAWGMLEGQMWLFAIITVAVIIGILYYFHKHAKGQPLFQLSLMVLLGGAVGNFIDRMFRGEVVDFVDVLIPVIGYDFPIFNVADAALTIGVVLMVIYIIYDEKQQKKKVS is encoded by the coding sequence ATGTTTATTTATTATGGACTTGCATTATTCATAATCGCATTAGATCAATGGACAAAATGGCTAGTACTGAAAAATATGGAATTGGGTGAACGGATTTCGGTCATTGACCCTTACCTTGGTTGGTTGTCGCATCGGAATCGTGGCGCTGCTTGGGGTATGCTAGAAGGACAGATGTGGCTGTTCGCTATAATTACTGTAGCGGTTATCATCGGAATACTTTACTATTTTCATAAACACGCAAAAGGGCAACCTTTATTTCAGTTAAGCTTAATGGTTCTCTTAGGAGGCGCAGTTGGTAATTTTATCGATCGGATGTTTCGCGGGGAAGTCGTTGATTTTGTTGACGTACTCATTCCAGTGATTGGTTATGATTTTCCGATATTTAATGTTGCAGATGCTGCGTTGACGATTGGTGTCGTATTGATGGTTATTTATATTATTTATGACGAAAAACAACAAAAGAAAAAGGTGTCTTAA